In one window of Maribacter dokdonensis DSW-8 DNA:
- a CDS encoding ComEC/Rec2 family competence protein, whose protein sequence is MKLLAFIPIRLTLLLILGILIGKIFSFDLLYLGIFIGALFVLLSAIFLFEKNTKSIFFGIVSALIFVILGTYCYTNAQPINHNDHYTKITYTNSDLWSFKIKDVLKPNPFSYRYYATVKGIGQHPTTGTILISIPKDSSGEQFHIDDEFVTRTKLTDIYPSLNPHQFDYKNYLKNIGIYHQMQIEQHHFTITSRSKTTLKGIASSVRNHIISKLEKESFGEDEFGVIQALLLGQRSDISEETYTNYQKAGAVHILAVSGLHIGILLLLIQFLLSPLKQIPKGRTIILLLSVIFLWAFAFIAGLSASIIRATTMFTFVAYALYLNRPSNTFNILALSILFILLFIDPNLLFQVGFQMSYAAVFAILWIFPILRDLWFPKNKVVRYFWQLLCVSIAAQLGVLPISLFYFHQFPGLFFVSNLIIVPALGVILGMGILVVFLSIFNWLPAQFVWLYNKIIMFMNNLIAWVARQESFIFSDIPFDVVQLILSFIVLVMGVQLFTRFNSKRILLCLGSVLCFQGYTIYQEINTNEKVEAMVLHKTKERIIFNRNGKELTVLTDNNNQPDYLISRYRTAERIHSVSLDTLKNGYHIKNNSLLIIDSTGVYPLSTSDKILLTQSPKINLDRLIDSIQPKEIIADGSNYKSYVDRWKITCIKNKIPFHYTGEKGAYYFK, encoded by the coding sequence ATGAAGCTCTTAGCGTTTATTCCCATTAGATTAACGCTATTACTTATTCTTGGAATTTTAATTGGGAAAATTTTCTCCTTTGATTTGCTCTACTTAGGTATATTTATTGGTGCTCTTTTTGTACTATTATCCGCCATATTTTTATTTGAAAAAAACACAAAATCTATATTTTTTGGAATTGTCTCTGCCTTAATTTTTGTGATTTTAGGCACATATTGTTACACTAATGCCCAACCCATAAACCACAATGACCATTACACGAAGATCACTTACACCAACAGTGATTTATGGTCCTTTAAAATTAAGGATGTATTAAAGCCCAATCCATTTTCATATCGGTACTATGCAACGGTAAAAGGTATTGGTCAACACCCTACCACTGGAACTATATTAATAAGCATTCCTAAAGATTCTTCTGGAGAACAGTTTCATATTGATGATGAATTTGTGACCCGTACAAAGTTAACCGACATATACCCTTCCTTAAACCCGCACCAATTTGATTATAAAAACTATCTCAAAAATATTGGTATTTATCATCAAATGCAGATTGAACAACATCATTTTACAATTACCTCTAGATCAAAGACCACTTTAAAAGGCATAGCTTCAAGTGTTCGAAACCATATTATTTCAAAACTTGAAAAAGAAAGTTTTGGTGAAGATGAATTCGGGGTAATTCAAGCGTTGCTATTAGGACAACGATCAGATATTTCCGAAGAGACCTACACCAACTACCAAAAAGCCGGTGCCGTTCATATTTTAGCCGTATCTGGACTACATATAGGTATTTTACTTTTATTAATTCAATTTCTATTGAGTCCGCTAAAACAAATTCCTAAAGGCAGAACTATTATCCTATTGCTATCAGTCATATTTTTATGGGCATTTGCCTTTATAGCCGGACTCTCAGCCAGCATAATACGTGCCACCACTATGTTTACGTTTGTAGCCTATGCACTGTATTTAAACAGACCTAGCAACACCTTCAACATTTTGGCATTATCCATTCTATTTATCTTATTATTCATAGATCCCAACCTACTATTTCAAGTAGGGTTTCAAATGAGCTATGCAGCGGTTTTCGCCATTCTCTGGATTTTTCCTATTCTTAGGGATTTGTGGTTTCCAAAAAATAAAGTGGTGCGTTATTTTTGGCAATTACTATGTGTAAGTATAGCCGCTCAACTAGGTGTTCTACCAATTAGTCTGTTCTATTTTCACCAATTTCCCGGTTTGTTCTTTGTTTCCAACTTAATTATCGTACCTGCATTAGGTGTTATTTTAGGCATGGGGATTTTGGTTGTTTTCCTATCTATATTCAACTGGCTTCCCGCTCAATTCGTCTGGTTATACAATAAAATTATTATGTTTATGAATAACCTTATAGCCTGGGTCGCTCGGCAAGAAAGCTTTATATTCAGTGATATTCCTTTTGATGTGGTGCAGCTGATACTCTCCTTCATAGTTTTAGTCATGGGAGTTCAATTATTTACAAGATTTAATTCTAAAAGAATACTATTGTGTCTTGGCAGTGTACTTTGTTTTCAAGGTTATACGATATATCAAGAAATCAACACAAATGAAAAGGTTGAAGCTATGGTATTGCACAAAACCAAGGAGCGCATAATTTTTAATAGAAATGGAAAAGAATTGACCGTTTTAACAGATAACAATAACCAACCAGACTATTTAATTTCAAGATATAGAACTGCTGAACGCATACATAGCGTTAGTCTTGACACCTTAAAAAACGGTTACCATATTAAAAATAATTCGTTGCTGATTATTGATAGTACCGGTGTTTATCCCCTTTCAACATCCGATAAAATTCTTTTAACACAATCACCAAAAATTAATCTGGACCGATTAATAGATAGCATACAACCTAAAGAAATTATTGCAGATGGCAGTAACTACAAAAGTTATGTTGACCGTTGGAAAATTACTTGTATTAAAAATAAAATCCCTTTCCACTACACAGGTGAAAAGGGAGCTTATTATTTTAAATAA
- a CDS encoding C40 family peptidase gives MRKLPFLIIICFLTSCGVKKSSSSDKERRISVAAANKERTGNTEKPSYHKEHKINPPAPTNTKADDIINTALSFAGTRYKFGGTTKKGMDCSGLLYVSFGEHDVQLPRTSFHMAEEGHRIAVKNIEKGDLLFFKTTRGSKRINHVGMVVGTDNDEITFIHASTSRGVTVSSLRDGFWNQAFVKATRIL, from the coding sequence ATGCGTAAACTACCCTTTTTAATAATTATTTGTTTTTTAACCAGTTGTGGTGTTAAAAAAAGTTCCAGTTCTGACAAGGAACGAAGAATCTCTGTTGCCGCCGCAAATAAAGAGCGAACGGGTAATACTGAAAAACCTTCTTATCATAAAGAACACAAGATAAACCCACCAGCACCGACCAATACAAAAGCAGACGACATTATCAATACCGCTCTTTCATTTGCGGGCACACGATATAAATTTGGTGGCACTACCAAAAAAGGGATGGATTGTTCAGGGTTATTATATGTATCTTTTGGAGAGCATGATGTGCAATTGCCACGCACTTCTTTTCATATGGCGGAAGAAGGTCATAGAATAGCCGTAAAGAATATTGAAAAAGGAGATTTACTATTTTTTAAGACCACCCGTGGATCAAAACGAATTAACCACGTAGGTATGGTGGTGGGTACTGATAATGATGAAATAACCTTTATACACGCATCTACTTCAAGAGGTGTTACCGTTTCTTCTTTAAGAGACGGTTTTTGGAACCAAGCCTTTGTAAAAGCCACAAGAATATTATAA
- the lpxB gene encoding lipid-A-disaccharide synthase, whose amino-acid sequence MKYYIIAGEASGDLHGSNLIKAIMAKDGDAQIRCWGGDLMQHAGGTLVKHYKELAFMGFLEVLMNLNAIFKNIKFCKQDIAAFQPDAIIFIDYSGFNLRIAKWAKKHNFLTNYYISPQIWASREGRIEKIKATVDNMYVILPFEKEFYEKKHNFPVNFVGHPLLDAIANRPILNESEFRAQNNLDLEKPIIALLPGSRKQEVQKMLSVMLSLTSEFADYEFVIAGAPSLDKDFYASFLKDANVKFIQNKTYDLLTVSKAALVTSGTATLETALFKVPQVVCYKANWISYQIAKRIITLEYISLVNLIMQKEVVKELIQDDLTKQNLKKELSLILNGEARTKQLSSYNELIKKLGGAGASSNAASLIIENAKTA is encoded by the coding sequence ATGAAATACTACATTATTGCAGGTGAAGCCTCGGGCGACCTACATGGTTCTAATCTGATCAAAGCGATCATGGCAAAAGATGGTGATGCCCAGATCAGATGCTGGGGCGGAGATTTAATGCAACATGCTGGTGGAACATTGGTAAAACATTACAAAGAGCTTGCTTTCATGGGGTTTCTTGAGGTGCTCATGAACCTGAACGCTATTTTTAAAAATATTAAGTTCTGTAAACAAGATATTGCGGCATTTCAACCGGATGCTATAATTTTCATTGATTATTCCGGATTTAATTTACGTATTGCTAAATGGGCAAAAAAGCATAATTTCTTGACCAATTACTACATATCTCCTCAAATTTGGGCATCAAGAGAGGGGCGTATTGAAAAAATTAAAGCCACGGTAGACAACATGTATGTAATACTGCCTTTTGAAAAAGAATTTTATGAAAAGAAACATAATTTTCCTGTCAATTTTGTGGGACATCCCTTATTGGACGCCATTGCCAATAGACCAATATTAAATGAAAGTGAGTTCAGGGCACAAAATAATCTCGACCTTGAAAAACCAATTATTGCATTACTTCCCGGAAGCAGAAAACAAGAGGTTCAAAAAATGCTCAGTGTAATGCTCTCACTTACTTCTGAATTTGCAGATTATGAATTTGTTATTGCCGGCGCCCCTAGTCTTGATAAAGATTTTTATGCCTCATTTTTAAAAGATGCCAATGTAAAGTTCATTCAAAATAAAACGTATGATTTACTTACGGTTTCTAAAGCCGCCCTTGTTACCAGCGGTACGGCCACATTAGAAACTGCTCTGTTCAAAGTACCACAAGTAGTCTGCTATAAGGCAAATTGGATCTCTTACCAAATTGCCAAACGCATTATTACTTTAGAGTATATTTCTCTGGTCAATCTTATCATGCAAAAAGAAGTTGTTAAAGAACTTATACAGGATGACCTTACTAAGCAGAATTTAAAAAAAGAGCTCTCCCTTATTTTAAATGGTGAAGCAAGGACAAAACAACTATCATCTTACAATGAACTTATTAAAAAATTAGGTGGTGCCGGGGCAAGTTCCAATGCTGCTTCTTTGATCATTGAAAATGCTAAAACTGCATAG
- the surE gene encoding 5'/3'-nucleotidase SurE, with protein sequence MEKPLILVTNDDGITAPGLRMLISIMKKIGDVVVVAPDSPQSGMGHAITLDTALFSKKMKIDLDNDDIEEYSCSGTPADCVKLALQELLPKKPDICVSGINHGANSSINVIYSGTMSAAIEAGIEGIPAIGFSLCDYNWDADFSHAQDFIATIVTQALENGIPKRTVLNVNIPKLEKKKIKGIKVCRQAKANWKEKFDKRTNPMGKDYYWLTGEFELLDKGEDTDEWALANGYISVVPTQFDLTAHHVIQELNTWNF encoded by the coding sequence ATGGAAAAACCATTGATTTTAGTTACCAACGATGATGGTATTACCGCACCCGGATTACGCATGCTGATCTCCATCATGAAAAAAATAGGAGATGTCGTGGTCGTTGCACCGGATAGTCCGCAATCTGGTATGGGGCATGCTATTACCTTGGACACCGCCCTATTTTCAAAAAAAATGAAAATAGACTTGGACAATGATGATATTGAAGAATATAGTTGTAGCGGAACACCTGCGGATTGTGTAAAATTGGCATTGCAAGAGTTACTGCCCAAAAAACCCGACATCTGTGTCAGTGGCATAAACCATGGTGCAAATTCTTCTATCAACGTTATTTATTCCGGTACCATGAGTGCGGCCATTGAAGCTGGTATAGAGGGCATTCCCGCTATTGGCTTCTCTCTTTGTGACTATAATTGGGATGCAGATTTTTCCCATGCACAAGATTTTATTGCTACGATCGTTACCCAAGCTTTAGAAAATGGCATTCCTAAAAGAACGGTTTTGAATGTCAATATACCTAAGCTAGAAAAGAAAAAAATAAAAGGCATTAAAGTATGTAGACAAGCAAAGGCAAATTGGAAAGAAAAATTTGACAAACGAACCAACCCCATGGGTAAAGATTATTATTGGCTAACGGGAGAGTTTGAACTTTTGGACAAAGGTGAAGATACAGATGAATGGGCATTGGCCAATGGTTACATCTCAGTAGTACCCACTCAATTTGATTTAACAGCACACCATGTTATTCAGGAATTGAATACCTGGAATTTTTAA
- a CDS encoding carboxy terminal-processing peptidase produces the protein MKRNLAYVLLLMLAAVASCSFTNKNFENDDKDKLLLDLITYVLEKGHYEPKALNDDFSVHVFEDFIDVIDPTKRYFLASDIAEFEKYKFQIDDEIKNTDITFFNIVYERLMQRMNDAKGIYKEVLETPFDYSENESISIKYDEEPFAANREELKERWRKQLKYATLGTYDSKISHMENKEIESTDEHDHTAHSPKEAEEQSRKSTETTLDEFFDFVGDLERKDWFVQYINTIVDEFDPHTFYFAPEEKEKFDTSMSGKFEGIGARLQKKPEGAKIVEIISGGPVWRDQRLEVGDEIIKVGQNGEEPINIVGMRLDDAIKLIKGAQGTVVDLTVRKVDGSLDVVSLTRDVVELEESYAKSANIIKGQEKFGIINLPKFYVDFNDYSERNAATDVAKEVERLKDEGMEGLILDLRDNGGGSLKTVVEMAGLFIKDGPIVQVRSKDKGKDVYDDKDERIQWDGPLVILVNELSASASEILAAAMQDYKRAIVIGSKQTFGKGTVQNVIPLNNMLRSNEHGDLGAIKITTQKFYRINGGSTQLEGVKSDIIVPDRYSYIDLGERDQSNPLGWDKITPADYKAWDGYIDYEKTIADSKKRMANSPQIKLIEENAKWLKAEQDETEISLNYDTYKEEKDKDKEQSDYFKKLTDYDSQLTFQSLGYEEQLFTKDSVLREKRNRWHKNLAKDVYVEEAVNVLEDLKMNNIKQGKLASVKN, from the coding sequence ATGAAAAGAAATTTAGCCTACGTACTGTTATTGATGTTAGCGGCAGTTGCATCATGCAGTTTTACCAATAAGAATTTTGAAAATGACGATAAGGATAAATTATTGTTGGATCTCATCACTTACGTACTTGAAAAGGGGCATTATGAGCCAAAAGCATTGAACGACGATTTTTCCGTTCATGTATTTGAAGACTTCATAGATGTCATAGATCCTACCAAAAGATATTTTTTAGCTTCGGATATTGCCGAGTTCGAAAAATATAAGTTTCAAATTGATGATGAAATTAAAAATACCGACATCACTTTCTTTAATATAGTTTATGAAAGATTAATGCAACGTATGAATGATGCAAAGGGTATTTATAAAGAGGTTTTGGAAACTCCTTTTGATTATTCCGAAAACGAAAGCATCAGTATAAAATATGATGAAGAGCCTTTTGCGGCAAATAGGGAAGAGCTTAAAGAACGTTGGAGAAAGCAGTTGAAATATGCTACTTTGGGAACTTATGATTCTAAAATTTCTCACATGGAGAACAAGGAAATCGAAAGTACCGATGAACATGATCATACTGCTCATTCACCAAAAGAAGCTGAAGAACAATCTAGAAAATCTACGGAAACTACATTGGATGAATTTTTTGATTTTGTTGGTGATTTAGAGCGCAAAGATTGGTTTGTACAATACATCAATACCATTGTAGATGAGTTTGATCCACATACCTTCTACTTCGCTCCAGAAGAAAAAGAAAAGTTTGATACCAGCATGTCTGGTAAATTTGAGGGTATTGGGGCAAGACTTCAGAAAAAGCCGGAAGGTGCAAAGATTGTAGAGATCATTTCTGGCGGACCAGTTTGGAGAGATCAACGATTAGAAGTTGGTGACGAAATTATCAAGGTAGGTCAAAATGGTGAAGAACCTATAAATATTGTTGGTATGCGTTTAGATGATGCCATCAAATTAATTAAAGGTGCACAAGGTACCGTTGTAGATTTAACGGTAAGAAAAGTAGATGGGTCATTAGATGTGGTTTCATTGACAAGAGATGTTGTAGAATTGGAAGAGTCATATGCGAAATCTGCCAATATTATTAAGGGACAAGAGAAATTTGGGATTATTAATTTACCAAAGTTCTATGTTGATTTTAATGATTATAGCGAAAGAAACGCAGCTACAGATGTAGCCAAAGAAGTAGAACGTTTGAAGGATGAAGGCATGGAAGGTCTTATTTTGGATTTACGTGATAATGGTGGTGGATCTTTAAAGACCGTTGTTGAAATGGCAGGTCTATTTATAAAAGATGGACCAATTGTTCAGGTTCGTTCTAAAGATAAGGGTAAAGATGTTTATGATGATAAAGACGAAAGAATACAATGGGATGGTCCTTTGGTTATTCTTGTAAATGAATTGTCTGCATCGGCCTCTGAAATTTTAGCTGCGGCAATGCAAGATTACAAAAGAGCAATTGTAATTGGTAGTAAGCAAACATTTGGTAAAGGCACGGTACAAAATGTAATACCGCTGAACAATATGTTGCGTAGTAATGAACATGGAGATTTGGGAGCTATAAAGATTACGACCCAAAAGTTCTACAGAATTAACGGCGGTTCTACACAATTAGAGGGTGTAAAAAGTGATATCATTGTTCCAGATAGATATAGTTATATTGATTTAGGCGAAAGAGATCAATCCAATCCATTAGGGTGGGATAAGATTACTCCTGCGGATTATAAAGCTTGGGATGGTTATATAGATTACGAAAAAACTATTGCCGATAGTAAAAAACGTATGGCCAACAGTCCTCAAATTAAATTGATCGAAGAAAATGCCAAATGGTTAAAGGCTGAACAAGACGAGACGGAAATTTCTTTGAATTATGATACCTATAAAGAAGAAAAAGACAAGGATAAAGAACAATCTGATTATTTTAAAAAGCTAACGGATTACGATTCACAACTTACCTTTCAATCTCTAGGATATGAGGAACAATTATTTACAAAAGATTCAGTTTTACGTGAAAAACGTAATAGATGGCATAAAAATCTAGCCAAAGACGTTTACGTTGAAGAAGCGGTAAATGTTTTAGAAGATTTAAAAATGAATAACATTAAGCAAGGCAAATTGGCAAGTGTTAAGAATTAA
- a CDS encoding DoxX family protein, with protein sequence MKSQKTFYYIALGLFAIAVIGSIINSVINFDTVSETFNKLGYPIYLIYILGVCQFIGLTMILLNKSHWTLEWVYAGFFMNYTLGALAHLAVKDGNGASAVVCIVLLFVTYIQSRKIRNSNNELAEFGKPQFAKYI encoded by the coding sequence ATGAAATCTCAAAAAACATTCTACTATATTGCCCTAGGGCTTTTTGCTATAGCGGTAATTGGCTCTATAATTAACTCCGTCATAAATTTTGACACGGTTTCAGAAACCTTCAATAAACTAGGTTATCCTATATATCTTATTTACATTTTAGGTGTTTGTCAGTTTATTGGTTTAACCATGATTTTGTTGAACAAATCTCACTGGACCTTAGAGTGGGTATACGCAGGTTTTTTCATGAACTACACCTTAGGTGCCTTAGCCCATTTAGCCGTGAAAGATGGTAACGGTGCATCTGCAGTAGTATGTATAGTGCTACTTTTTGTGACCTATATTCAAAGCAGAAAAATTCGAAATAGTAATAATGAATTAGCTGAATTTGGAAAACCACAATTCGCAAAATATATCTAA
- the msrA gene encoding peptide-methionine (S)-S-oxide reductase MsrA yields MDNTNFEVATVGGGCFWCTEAVFQEVRGVHKVVSGYTGGKAPGRPTYREICSGLTGHAEVIQITFDPAEITYEDILIIFMTTHDPTTLNRQGADTGTQYRSVIYYHNASQQQKANMVLSEMQKVYEKPIVTELSSLGIFYDAEDYHQDYYKNNSEQGYCQVVINPKLAKLRQLHADKLLK; encoded by the coding sequence ATGGATAATACTAATTTTGAAGTTGCTACGGTTGGCGGTGGATGTTTTTGGTGTACAGAAGCCGTTTTTCAAGAAGTAAGAGGTGTTCATAAAGTAGTTTCAGGATATACCGGTGGCAAAGCCCCTGGAAGACCTACGTATAGAGAAATCTGTTCCGGTCTTACCGGACATGCAGAGGTTATACAGATTACTTTTGATCCAGCTGAAATAACATATGAAGATATACTGATTATCTTCATGACCACGCATGACCCTACGACCTTGAATAGACAAGGGGCAGATACCGGAACGCAATACAGATCGGTAATTTACTATCACAATGCCAGTCAACAGCAAAAAGCAAATATGGTCTTAAGTGAAATGCAGAAGGTGTATGAAAAGCCCATTGTTACCGAGTTAAGCTCGCTTGGCATATTCTATGATGCAGAAGATTATCATCAAGATTATTATAAAAATAATTCTGAACAAGGATATTGCCAAGTGGTCATTAACCCTAAATTGGCAAAATTAAGGCAGCTACATGCAGATAAGCTGCTGAAATAA
- the msrB gene encoding peptide-methionine (R)-S-oxide reductase MsrB, with protein MLTWKDVIHFSVNGNPEPDQRVEKTELEWKNVLTPQQFKITRKKGTEAPHSGALCSAHEAGKYECICCATPLFDSTIKFESGTGWPSFTQPIKENAIKYHKDTSFGMIRVEVMCNTCDAHLGHVFPDGPEPSGLRYCINSESMQLEKEEANG; from the coding sequence ATGTTAACTTGGAAAGATGTTATTCATTTTTCAGTAAATGGTAATCCTGAACCAGACCAAAGGGTTGAAAAAACCGAACTGGAATGGAAAAATGTACTTACGCCCCAACAATTTAAAATTACTCGTAAAAAAGGAACCGAAGCCCCGCATTCAGGTGCCTTATGTTCTGCGCATGAAGCAGGCAAATATGAATGTATTTGTTGTGCCACACCTTTATTCGATTCAACTATTAAGTTTGAATCTGGTACAGGATGGCCAAGCTTTACGCAACCTATTAAAGAAAACGCCATAAAATATCACAAAGACACCTCTTTTGGAATGATACGAGTTGAGGTTATGTGCAATACTTGCGATGCCCATTTAGGACATGTTTTTCCTGACGGACCAGAACCAAGCGGATTACGGTACTGCATTAATTCTGAATCTATGCAATTAGAAAAGGAGGAAGCTAATGGATAA
- a CDS encoding DNA/RNA non-specific endonuclease: MAYRNKNRTIYSVLILICVVGFWLFENFYTPATYSKTDTDNGPNDFPEELLPESTTGEIVNHSFFTLSYNEPYEQAEWVAYVLDKSHLTYDDRKRPYFIEDPFVSSKSADWRNYKGSGYDRGHLVPAGDRRFSLQAYNETFYTSNISPQNREFNAGIWNDLEQQTRRWAKQYGTLYIFTGGVLEKGLEEIGEEDVDVPDHFYKIIARKKDDKIYTLSFLIPNKPQFASLRNFVVSVEEVEKATGIDFFNQISKNQQSAFEGSKSTVGWKF; this comes from the coding sequence ATGGCATACCGTAATAAAAATAGAACTATTTATAGCGTTCTAATTCTTATTTGCGTAGTTGGTTTTTGGTTGTTTGAAAATTTTTATACCCCGGCTACGTATTCAAAAACCGATACAGATAATGGTCCCAATGATTTTCCAGAAGAGTTGTTACCCGAGTCCACCACAGGAGAAATTGTAAATCATTCATTTTTTACCCTGTCTTATAATGAACCATATGAGCAAGCAGAGTGGGTAGCCTATGTGTTGGATAAAAGTCATTTGACGTATGATGATAGAAAGCGGCCATATTTTATTGAAGACCCGTTTGTATCATCAAAATCTGCCGATTGGCGTAATTATAAAGGGTCTGGCTATGATCGCGGGCATTTGGTACCGGCTGGTGATCGTAGGTTTTCCCTACAAGCTTATAATGAAACCTTTTATACCAGTAATATAAGTCCGCAAAATAGGGAGTTCAATGCTGGTATTTGGAACGATTTAGAGCAACAGACAAGACGTTGGGCAAAACAATATGGCACGTTGTATATATTTACTGGTGGCGTATTGGAAAAAGGTTTAGAAGAAATAGGGGAAGAGGATGTTGATGTTCCTGATCATTTTTATAAAATTATTGCCAGAAAAAAAGATGATAAGATATACACGCTTTCTTTTTTAATCCCCAATAAACCCCAATTCGCATCACTCAGAAATTTTGTGGTATCTGTGGAAGAAGTTGAAAAAGCTACGGGTATTGATTTTTTTAACCAAATATCAAAAAATCAACAAAGTGCTTTTGAGGGGAGTAAAAGTACGGTGGGCTGGAAATTTTAA
- the rodA gene encoding rod shape-determining protein RodA: protein MSGRSILKRIDWLSVFIYFALVLIGWINIYSSTFTDDSSSIFDIGTRYGKQLFFIGVSLVTIVIILALEVNFYERFSSLFYLISMVSLLGLFVFGKTIAGATSWYDLGFFNLQPSELAKVATALALAKYLSDIQTDIKRRKDQFYALLIIIVPALLIIPQPDPGSALVFFALIFVIFREGLPLYYLVVLVSLILVFVITLMYGTVWLVIGMVLFTIILFALKKKTFKIPVIPLSLTYAAVILFSLSVNFVFNNVFEQRHRDRFGLWLRLEKDPKKLEQIRKSIGYNTYQSEKAIESGGFFGKGFLEGTRTKGDFVPEQDTDYIFSTVGEEWGFLGTATVIILFSVLFLRLISLAERQKNAFARMYGYGVISILLIHYFINIGMVIGILPTIGIPLPFFSYGGSGLLFFTILLFVFLRLDTNRLKEGF, encoded by the coding sequence GTGTCTGGTAGAAGTATACTCAAAAGAATAGACTGGCTAAGTGTTTTCATCTATTTTGCACTGGTGCTCATTGGCTGGATCAATATATATTCCAGCACCTTTACAGATGACAGTAGTTCCATATTCGACATTGGTACCAGGTATGGAAAGCAACTATTTTTCATAGGGGTAAGCCTAGTGACCATTGTTATTATCTTAGCATTGGAGGTCAATTTTTACGAAAGATTTTCTAGTCTCTTCTACCTTATTTCAATGGTTTCCCTACTTGGCTTGTTCGTATTTGGTAAAACCATTGCCGGAGCAACTTCTTGGTATGATCTTGGTTTTTTCAATTTGCAACCCTCTGAGCTGGCTAAAGTGGCCACTGCTTTAGCATTAGCAAAATACTTAAGTGATATACAAACAGATATCAAAAGAAGAAAAGATCAATTTTATGCGTTGCTAATTATTATAGTACCCGCATTATTGATCATACCACAACCGGACCCTGGTAGCGCCTTGGTATTCTTTGCCTTAATTTTCGTTATCTTTAGAGAAGGCTTACCACTCTATTATTTAGTAGTGCTAGTAAGTTTAATTCTCGTATTTGTTATTACCCTAATGTATGGTACGGTTTGGCTTGTAATCGGTATGGTATTATTTACCATAATTTTATTTGCACTAAAAAAGAAAACTTTCAAAATTCCCGTTATACCACTTAGCCTAACGTATGCTGCAGTTATACTTTTCTCTCTTTCGGTAAACTTTGTATTCAACAATGTTTTTGAACAACGCCATAGAGATCGTTTTGGACTATGGTTAAGATTGGAGAAAGATCCAAAAAAATTAGAGCAAATTAGAAAGTCTATCGGATACAATACCTACCAATCTGAAAAAGCAATTGAGTCTGGAGGATTTTTTGGTAAAGGCTTTTTAGAAGGTACAAGAACAAAAGGCGACTTTGTACCTGAACAGGATACAGATTATATTTTTAGCACCGTTGGGGAAGAATGGGGCTTCTTGGGTACGGCTACCGTAATAATTCTGTTCTCGGTGTTGTTCCTAAGATTGATTTCATTGGCGGAACGTCAAAAAAATGCCTTTGCCCGTATGTACGGTTACGGTGTAATATCTATCCTTTTAATTCATTATTTCATCAACATTGGAATGGTAATAGGTATTTTACCTACTATAGGTATACCCTTGCCTTTCTTTAGTTATGGGGGATCCGGTCTTTTATTCTTTACAATTTTACTTTTTGTATTCTTAAGACTAGATACCAATAGATTAAAAGAAGGTTTTTAA